A genomic stretch from Deinococcus sp. YIM 134068 includes:
- the gatC gene encoding Asp-tRNA(Asn)/Glu-tRNA(Gln) amidotransferase subunit GatC, with amino-acid sequence MIDAAQLDHLALLARLELTPEEREAMRADLNSILGYFEQLRAVDTDGVEEMQRPVDLVNVLREDVPGERFGPEVVAALAPEMEGGFVRVPRTVEQD; translated from the coding sequence ATGATCGACGCGGCCCAACTTGACCACCTCGCGCTCCTCGCGCGGCTGGAACTCACGCCAGAGGAGCGTGAGGCCATGCGAGCGGACCTCAACAGCATCCTGGGCTACTTCGAGCAACTTCGCGCTGTGGACACGGACGGCGTGGAGGAGATGCAGCGCCCCGTGGACCTCGTGAACGTGCTGCGCGAGGACGTGCCCGGCGAACGGTTCGGCCCCGAGGTGGTCGCCGCCCTCGCCCCCGAGATGGAAGGCGGCTTCGTGCGCGTGCCCCGAACGGTGGAGCAGGACTGA
- a CDS encoding toxic anion resistance protein, whose product MSDPKPDPLTPPESLMTAPAAVSPVAAGDAPEMVPLSPEDRARLDTMARAFVEDVLRAGTHGETFKRKLDSVHDLGLSEQRSAAQVSNRMLERPLRATKAGALAEGSSILKGLTDLRRTVEDLDPSRTPTVRGFFGKLPGGRKAQNALDRYQSAQTHLNAILEALYRGQDELRRDNASIETEKVHLWETMQKLRQYAHVGKAVDDALTARLGTLEATDPDKARVVREELLFAVRQRVTDLLTQLAVSIQGYLALDLVRRNNLELIKGVDRATTTTVSALRTAIMVAQALGTQQAVLGQVTALNDTTGNMIASTASLLRQQSTEIQRQAGSATVNPEVIQAAFRDVYGALDAISTYRTQALDRFKDTIGVLDREVKQAQTYLDCERQGAAREVAQGLDVTERGDLKL is encoded by the coding sequence ATGAGCGACCCCAAGCCCGATCCCCTCACGCCCCCCGAGTCCCTGATGACCGCGCCCGCCGCCGTGTCCCCCGTGGCGGCTGGAGACGCCCCCGAGATGGTGCCCCTCTCCCCGGAGGACCGCGCCCGGCTGGACACGATGGCCCGCGCCTTCGTGGAGGACGTGCTGCGGGCGGGCACCCACGGCGAGACCTTCAAGCGCAAGCTCGACAGCGTGCATGACCTCGGCCTCAGCGAGCAGCGGTCAGCGGCGCAGGTGTCCAACCGGATGCTCGAACGGCCCCTGCGGGCGACGAAGGCCGGGGCGCTGGCCGAGGGCAGCTCCATCCTGAAGGGCCTGACCGACCTGCGCCGCACGGTGGAGGACCTCGACCCCAGCCGCACGCCGACCGTGCGCGGCTTCTTCGGCAAGCTGCCCGGCGGGCGCAAGGCGCAAAACGCACTGGACCGCTACCAGAGCGCGCAGACCCACCTCAACGCCATTCTGGAGGCGCTGTACCGGGGGCAGGACGAGCTGCGGCGCGACAACGCCAGCATCGAAACGGAGAAGGTCCACCTCTGGGAGACGATGCAGAAGCTCCGGCAGTACGCCCACGTCGGCAAGGCGGTGGATGACGCCCTGACCGCCCGCCTGGGCACGCTGGAGGCCACCGACCCGGACAAGGCCCGCGTCGTGCGCGAGGAACTGCTGTTCGCCGTGCGCCAGCGCGTGACCGACCTCCTGACGCAACTCGCGGTGAGCATCCAGGGCTACCTCGCGCTCGACCTCGTGCGGCGCAACAACCTCGAACTCATCAAGGGCGTGGACCGCGCCACGACGACGACCGTGAGCGCCCTGCGAACCGCGATCATGGTGGCGCAGGCGCTGGGCACCCAGCAGGCGGTGCTCGGGCAGGTCACGGCGCTGAACGACACGACGGGCAACATGATCGCCTCTACCGCCAGCCTGTTGCGCCAGCAGTCCACCGAGATTCAGCGCCAGGCGGGCAGCGCGACCGTGAACCCGGAGGTCATCCAGGCCGCCTTCCGCGACGTGTACGGGGCGCTCGACGCCATCAGCACCTACCGCACCCAGGCGCTCGACCGCTTCAAGGACACCATCGGGGTCCTCGACCGCGAGGTGAAGCAGGCCCAGACGTACCTCGACTGCGAGCGGCAGGGCGCGGCGCGTGAGGTGGCGCAGGGGCTGGACGTGACGGAGAGGGGCGACCTGAAGCTGTAG
- the serS gene encoding serine--tRNA ligase, whose amino-acid sequence MLDLKFIRENAGTVKHAIEVKGINLDLDELLRLDRDLVALKQRVEAMQTERNANAKVVPKATPQERPALIQRGKDLSEEIKALEPALRAHEEQLRQLLLRVPNIPLPSVPVGKDDSENVELRREGTPPAFAFPPLDHVELLERQGWADPERVARVSGSRSYLLKGDAALLEMAVLMFALDFLRGRGLTPLSTTALVRPETFVGSGHFPGGEDQVYKIEGEELMLAGTAEVPVNSLYAGEQLSLDQLPMAYAAISAAFRSEAGSAGRDVRGLIRVHEFRKVEQYVLCRADEAEGLRWFGVLLENAEALLRALELPYRVVQNCTGDMGAGKVLMYDLEAWVPSEEKYRETHSCSYLGDWQARRTGLRYRDEAGKLVYAHTLNNTGVATPRILVPLLENHQRADGTIRVPAALRSYLGGREVLGVPMR is encoded by the coding sequence ATGCTGGACCTGAAGTTCATCCGCGAGAACGCCGGAACCGTCAAGCACGCCATCGAGGTCAAGGGGATCAACCTCGACCTCGACGAACTGCTGCGCCTCGACCGCGACCTCGTGGCCCTCAAGCAGCGCGTGGAGGCGATGCAGACCGAGCGCAATGCGAACGCCAAGGTCGTGCCGAAGGCCACTCCGCAGGAGCGCCCCGCCCTCATCCAGCGGGGCAAGGACCTGTCCGAAGAGATCAAGGCCCTCGAACCCGCCCTGCGCGCCCACGAGGAACAGCTTCGGCAACTGCTCCTCCGCGTGCCCAACATCCCCCTCCCCTCGGTCCCGGTGGGGAAGGATGACAGCGAAAACGTGGAGCTTCGGCGCGAGGGTACGCCGCCCGCGTTCGCCTTTCCCCCGCTCGATCACGTCGAACTGCTCGAACGGCAGGGCTGGGCCGACCCGGAGCGCGTGGCGCGGGTGAGCGGCAGCCGCTCGTATCTCCTCAAGGGGGACGCGGCATTGCTGGAGATGGCCGTCCTCATGTTCGCGCTTGACTTCCTGCGCGGGCGCGGCCTGACGCCCCTGAGCACCACCGCCCTTGTGCGCCCGGAGACGTTCGTCGGGTCGGGCCACTTCCCCGGCGGCGAGGATCAGGTCTACAAGATCGAGGGCGAGGAGCTGATGCTGGCGGGCACGGCAGAAGTTCCGGTCAACAGCCTGTACGCGGGCGAGCAACTCTCGCTCGATCAGCTCCCGATGGCCTACGCCGCGATCAGCGCCGCCTTCCGCTCGGAGGCCGGGTCGGCGGGGCGGGACGTGCGCGGGCTGATCCGCGTCCACGAGTTCCGCAAGGTCGAGCAGTACGTCCTGTGCCGCGCCGATGAGGCCGAGGGCCTGCGCTGGTTCGGCGTGCTGTTGGAGAACGCCGAGGCGCTGCTGCGAGCGCTGGAGTTGCCTTACCGCGTCGTCCAGAACTGCACGGGCGACATGGGCGCGGGCAAGGTCCTGATGTACGACCTGGAGGCGTGGGTCCCCAGCGAGGAGAAGTACCGCGAGACCCACTCCTGCTCGTACCTGGGCGACTGGCAGGCCCGCCGCACCGGCCTCAGATACCGCGACGAGGCGGGAAAACTCGTGTACGCCCACACCCTGAACAACACGGGCGTCGCCACGCCGCGTATCCTCGTCCCCTTGCTGGAGAACCACCAGCGGGCGGACGGGACGATCCGCGTTCCGGCGGCATTGCGTTCCTACCTCGGCGGGCGCGAGGTGCTGGGCGTGCCGATGCGGTGA
- a CDS encoding endonuclease — MDTPRDVLAQTQARFLGRDHERADTRERLNVGGPLAADSEARALTRLTRLGVPLPDARSLAEGHEDGRSIAARMPEDTRLGLERLLGRNDLLGVAYLDLARSAARAVGRVVLRGASGRTVGYGTGWLCGPHTLLTNQHVLEDAQDARTAVVEFDYELRADGTPSRSVTLSLDPDTLFLTSEALDYALVAVQGDTSPFGWLPLIGTTGKVLVGEALSIVQHPGGEPKQVALRENRLVDLLPDFLHYETDTAPGSSGSPVFNDAWEVVALHHSGVPRTDGQGRTLRRDGQPARPGDPDTVIDWIANEGVRVSRIVEDLRTRPDAVGNPLVAGVLAANRPPVVGAPSVQPSPSSPTEAARVLDLGTLTPGADGAVSLPVTLRLRVGGEAKQPTPPTPAPGDRPYLDPQDDERAAAYYADLPTGTPQARFLALSELVTRTHTRKPGYDPSDEVYPWVDLWPDGRLRSLYSGREHAPDEFIAADRAARERRLTLAAREGLGADTLEDAFPYNCEHVVPQSWFGKREPMRGDLHHLFACEPDCNSFRGNTPYFDFPDYGEALRSDCGRREPGEFEPAHGKGAAARATLYFLLRYPGVVRQYGERHLQTLLAWHTGNPPGDWERHRNAAIFEQQGNRNPLIDRPEWGAEVDFTEGLGR; from the coding sequence ATGGACACTCCGCGTGACGTACTGGCGCAGACGCAGGCCCGCTTCCTCGGACGGGACCACGAGCGGGCGGATACCCGCGAGCGCCTGAACGTGGGCGGCCCCCTTGCTGCCGACTCCGAGGCCCGCGCCCTGACCCGCCTCACCCGCCTCGGCGTGCCCCTGCCCGACGCGCGCTCGCTCGCCGAGGGCCACGAGGACGGGCGGAGCATCGCGGCCCGGATGCCGGAGGACACCCGGCTCGGCCTGGAGCGGCTGCTGGGGAGGAATGACCTGCTCGGCGTCGCCTACCTCGACCTCGCCCGAAGCGCGGCGCGGGCGGTGGGGCGCGTCGTGCTGCGTGGCGCGTCGGGGCGGACGGTGGGCTACGGCACGGGCTGGCTATGCGGCCCCCATACCCTCCTGACCAACCAGCATGTGCTGGAGGATGCACAGGACGCGCGCACGGCGGTCGTCGAGTTCGACTACGAGTTGCGCGCGGACGGCACCCCATCCCGTTCTGTGACCCTCAGCCTTGACCCCGACACGCTCTTCCTGACCTCGGAGGCGCTGGATTACGCGCTCGTCGCCGTGCAGGGCGACACTTCCCCCTTCGGGTGGCTGCCGCTGATCGGCACGACGGGCAAGGTGCTCGTGGGCGAGGCGCTGAGCATCGTCCAGCACCCCGGCGGTGAGCCGAAGCAGGTCGCGCTGCGCGAGAACCGGCTGGTCGATCTGCTGCCCGACTTCCTGCACTACGAGACGGACACGGCACCGGGATCGAGCGGCAGCCCCGTCTTCAACGACGCGTGGGAGGTCGTGGCCCTGCACCACAGCGGCGTTCCCCGCACCGACGGTCAGGGCCGGACCCTGCGCCGCGACGGCCAGCCCGCCCGGCCCGGCGACCCCGACACGGTGATCGACTGGATCGCCAACGAGGGCGTGCGCGTCAGCCGCATCGTGGAGGACTTGCGGACCCGCCCGGACGCGGTGGGCAATCCCCTCGTCGCCGGGGTGCTGGCCGCCAACCGCCCGCCCGTGGTCGGTGCCCCGTCCGTCCAGCCCAGCCCCTCCTCCCCGACCGAGGCCGCCCGCGTGCTGGACCTCGGCACCCTGACCCCCGGCGCGGACGGCGCGGTGAGCCTGCCCGTGACCCTGCGGCTGCGCGTAGGCGGCGAGGCGAAGCAGCCCACGCCCCCAACCCCCGCGCCCGGCGACCGCCCCTACCTCGACCCGCAGGACGACGAGCGCGCGGCGGCCTACTACGCCGACCTTCCAACCGGCACCCCCCAGGCCCGCTTCCTCGCCCTCTCGGAACTCGTGACGCGGACGCACACGCGCAAACCGGGCTATGACCCGTCGGACGAGGTGTACCCCTGGGTGGACCTCTGGCCCGACGGACGGCTGCGGAGCCTCTACAGCGGACGCGAGCACGCGCCGGACGAGTTCATCGCCGCCGACCGCGCCGCGCGGGAGCGCCGCCTGACGCTAGCCGCCCGCGAGGGGCTGGGGGCGGACACGCTGGAGGACGCCTTCCCGTACAACTGCGAACACGTCGTTCCCCAGTCGTGGTTCGGCAAGCGCGAGCCGATGCGCGGCGACCTCCACCATCTCTTCGCCTGCGAACCTGACTGCAACTCCTTCCGGGGCAACACGCCCTACTTCGACTTCCCCGACTACGGCGAGGCCCTGCGGAGCGACTGCGGCAGGCGTGAACCCGGCGAGTTCGAACCTGCCCACGGCAAGGGGGCCGCCGCCCGCGCGACCCTCTACTTCCTGCTGCGGTATCCCGGCGTGGTGCGTCAATACGGCGAACGCCACCTCCAGACCCTTCTCGCGTGGCACACGGGCAAC